Proteins encoded in a region of the Flavobacterium sp. MDT1-60 genome:
- a CDS encoding DUF5723 family protein codes for MKKILLLFCFLGSFFCARGQSYFGFRDDNYAGIQGALFNPSVIVDSKYRADVTIFSASSTAQNDLYGVNFAEVLDGGFDLQADASKNIKSNNRGNFNVDILGPSFMMNITPVHSIALFSRVRSITNLVDVNGQLVDEVNKDIDMSNSFLISGGNPNGVSNSWAEIGASYATVLLDRDMHFIKGGITVKYLMAGVNGYINGNNLSVAFTKNEANPALSQYYSTGTLKTSASYDYENGKDPEFDATSAGVGVDLGFTYEYRTNCHTCTGNRYKLKAAVAVTDIGKLNYKNAIENTYNLTGSVSQDDIDSADDIFEFFDANYTKTATRKGVKANLPTALHTNFDWNIDNKFYLNLSTDFSLTDAKKINSTAIANSVTFTPRYETRQFSFYLPVTYMEYSGVQVGTGFRAGPLFIGSGSLVSNLFSNNSKACNLYVGLKLPLYQNYQ; via the coding sequence ATGAAGAAAATTTTACTTTTATTTTGCTTCTTAGGGAGCTTTTTTTGTGCCCGTGGGCAATCTTATTTCGGATTTCGGGATGATAATTATGCCGGGATTCAGGGGGCGCTTTTTAATCCGTCTGTTATTGTAGATTCTAAATACAGGGCCGATGTTACTATTTTCTCTGCGAGTTCCACCGCACAGAATGATTTGTATGGCGTTAATTTTGCCGAAGTATTAGACGGCGGTTTTGATCTGCAGGCTGATGCCAGCAAAAACATCAAATCGAATAACAGAGGAAATTTTAATGTCGATATTTTAGGGCCGTCTTTTATGATGAATATAACGCCGGTACATAGTATTGCCCTTTTTTCCAGAGTTAGAAGCATTACCAATCTTGTGGATGTAAATGGTCAGCTTGTTGATGAGGTAAATAAAGACATCGACATGTCGAACAGTTTTTTAATATCAGGAGGGAATCCAAACGGTGTTAGTAATTCCTGGGCTGAGATTGGAGCCAGTTATGCTACTGTATTATTAGATCGTGACATGCATTTTATAAAAGGTGGAATCACAGTAAAATACTTGATGGCCGGAGTAAACGGTTATATTAACGGAAATAACTTAAGCGTGGCTTTTACTAAGAATGAGGCTAATCCTGCTTTGAGTCAATATTACTCAACAGGAACGCTAAAAACGTCTGCAAGCTATGATTATGAGAACGGAAAAGATCCGGAATTTGATGCGACTTCAGCTGGTGTGGGAGTTGATTTGGGTTTTACGTATGAGTATCGTACGAACTGCCATACCTGTACAGGAAATCGATATAAACTGAAAGCCGCAGTAGCTGTAACTGATATTGGTAAGCTGAATTATAAAAATGCCATTGAAAACACGTATAACCTTACTGGTAGTGTTTCGCAAGATGACATTGATAGTGCAGATGATATCTTTGAATTTTTCGATGCCAATTATACCAAAACAGCAACCAGAAAAGGAGTAAAGGCCAATTTGCCAACTGCATTGCACACGAATTTTGACTGGAACATTGACAATAAATTCTATTTAAATTTAAGCACTGATTTTAGTTTGACAGATGCTAAAAAAATAAATTCAACTGCGATCGCAAACTCAGTCACTTTTACTCCGCGATATGAAACAAGACAATTCAGTTTTTATCTTCCGGTAACCTATATGGAATACAGCGGAGTTCAGGTAGGAACTGGTTTTAGGGCTGGTCCGTTGTTTATTGGTTCTGGTTCATTGGTTTCGAATTTGTTTTCGAACAATTCAAAAGCCTGTAATTTGTATGTTGGTTTGAAATTGCCACTTTATCAAAATTACCAATAA
- the prfA gene encoding peptide chain release factor 1 — MLDRLQIVKQRFDEISDLIIQPDVISDQKRYVQLNQEYKNLKALAEKRDEYVLLMANIDEANEIIADGSDADMTEMAKMQLDEAKERLPELEEEIKFMLIPKDPEDAKNVMVEIRAGTGGDEASIFAGDLFRMYTKYCENQGWRTSVVDMNEGTSGGFKEVIFEVSGEDVYGTLKFEAGVHRVQRVPQTETQGRVHTSAATVMVLPEAEEFDVQIDMNDVRVDFFCSSGPGGQSVNTTKSAVRLTHIPTGLVAQCQDQKSQHKNKDKALNVLRSRLYEQELAKKEAEDATKRTSQVSSGDRSAKIRTYNYAQGRVTDHRVGLTLYDLGNIMNGDIQKIVAELQLVNNMEKLKEASEVF, encoded by the coding sequence ATGTTAGATAGACTTCAAATAGTAAAACAACGTTTCGACGAGATTTCGGACTTAATTATCCAGCCGGATGTTATTTCTGATCAGAAACGTTATGTGCAATTGAATCAGGAGTACAAAAACCTGAAAGCATTGGCTGAAAAGCGTGATGAATATGTGCTTTTGATGGCTAATATAGATGAGGCAAACGAAATTATTGCGGATGGAAGTGATGCAGATATGACCGAAATGGCCAAAATGCAGCTAGACGAAGCAAAAGAAAGATTGCCTGAACTGGAGGAAGAAATTAAGTTTATGTTGATTCCGAAAGATCCTGAAGATGCTAAAAACGTGATGGTCGAGATTCGTGCCGGAACGGGTGGGGATGAAGCGAGTATTTTTGCCGGAGATTTATTCAGAATGTATACTAAATATTGTGAGAACCAAGGTTGGAGAACTTCGGTTGTTGATATGAACGAAGGAACTTCAGGTGGTTTCAAAGAGGTTATTTTTGAGGTTTCGGGAGAAGATGTTTACGGGACTTTGAAGTTTGAAGCAGGTGTTCACCGTGTACAACGTGTTCCTCAGACTGAAACGCAAGGTCGTGTGCATACATCGGCTGCAACTGTAATGGTTTTACCGGAAGCGGAAGAATTTGATGTACAAATCGATATGAACGACGTTCGTGTCGATTTCTTCTGTTCGTCAGGACCTGGAGGACAATCGGTTAATACAACGAAATCGGCTGTACGTTTAACACACATTCCAACCGGATTGGTGGCGCAATGTCAGGATCAGAAATCACAACACAAGAATAAAGATAAAGCTTTGAACGTTTTACGTTCTCGTTTATACGAACAGGAATTGGCTAAGAAAGAGGCTGAAGATGCTACAAAACGTACTTCTCAGGTAAGTTCTGGTGACCGTTCGGCTAAGATTCGTACCTACAACTATGCTCAGGGTCGTGTAACAGATCACAGAGTTGGTTTGACACTTTATGATTTAGGAAACATCATGAATGGTGATATTCAGAAAATTGTGGCTGAGCTGCAGTTGGTGAATAATATGGAGAAATTGAAGGAAGCTTCGGAGGTTTTTTAA
- a CDS encoding toll/interleukin-1 receptor domain-containing protein has translation MNSSYYQNQVSKIEKDIADLQKKIADENKKENDKVKQIDTINRSINKSTSLSTLQSKQRQMQGYQNDIYNFKKKIADYQKQIASKSVELGRKKQDLRKAEETEQKKIQKEQLDFQKKLQQDIQIQKNQLEFLVNQNYSSKIKITESEINDKEFDFFISHASEDKEEIVRDLADALKENGFEVWYDEFELKIGDSLRKKIDNGLSKSRYGIVIISPSFVKKNWTEYELNGMVAREMNGHKVILPIWHKISKDEVLKFSPTLADKMALNTSIHTIQDIINSLKEL, from the coding sequence ATGAATTCATCCTATTATCAAAATCAAGTGAGTAAAATTGAAAAAGATATTGCTGACTTACAGAAAAAAATTGCGGATGAAAATAAAAAAGAAAATGATAAGGTTAAACAAATTGATACTATAAACAGATCAATAAATAAAAGCACATCTCTTTCTACATTACAAAGTAAGCAAAGACAAATGCAAGGATATCAAAACGATATCTATAATTTTAAAAAGAAAATTGCTGATTATCAAAAACAAATTGCGAGCAAATCAGTTGAGTTAGGTCGAAAAAAACAAGATTTAAGAAAAGCAGAAGAAACTGAGCAAAAAAAAATCCAAAAAGAGCAACTAGATTTTCAAAAAAAGCTTCAACAAGATATTCAAATCCAAAAAAATCAATTAGAATTTTTAGTTAATCAAAATTACTCTTCTAAAATTAAAATTACAGAAAGTGAAATTAATGATAAGGAATTCGATTTTTTTATTTCTCATGCCTCTGAAGACAAAGAGGAAATAGTTCGAGATTTGGCTGATGCTTTAAAAGAAAATGGTTTTGAAGTTTGGTATGACGAATTTGAATTAAAAATTGGAGATAGCCTAAGGAAGAAAATTGATAACGGTCTTTCCAAATCTAGATACGGTATAGTGATAATTTCTCCATCATTTGTCAAAAAAAATTGGACCGAATATGAATTAAATGGTATGGTTGCTAGAGAAATGAATGGTCATAAAGTTATTTTACCTATTTGGCACAAAATTTCTAAAGATGAAGTTTTGAAATTTAGTCCAACATTAGCTGACAAAATGGCTCTTAATACTTCGATTCATACAATACAAGATATTATAAACTCATTAAAAGAATTATAG
- a CDS encoding toll/interleukin-1 receptor domain-containing protein — protein MIFLSHNYLDKVIVEPIAINLSKVFGMENVFYDSWSMQPGEGIIDRMNQGLEECKYFFFFVSKNSLASNMVKLEWQNALYKATQNKVKLIPVKLDDCLMPAILIQTLYIDIYGKGLEYGLSQIIDVINNKNTFNQGVQTYENVRAYFTATDDAKEIELEIRAETYLEPISKYILLVENSENEVKVTSPELLNPTGDRFMKDINVETNYICNGIYYFVNRATVPNFPIRFTLKSTTDTPLKFIGVMKAIGENSVRLIPAIQQ, from the coding sequence ATGATATTTTTAAGTCACAATTATCTAGACAAAGTAATCGTCGAGCCTATAGCAATAAATCTTTCAAAAGTATTTGGAATGGAAAATGTGTTTTATGATAGTTGGTCAATGCAACCTGGAGAAGGCATTATTGATCGAATGAATCAAGGTTTAGAAGAGTGCAAATACTTTTTCTTCTTTGTTTCAAAAAATAGTTTAGCCAGTAATATGGTTAAATTAGAATGGCAAAATGCACTATATAAAGCAACTCAAAACAAAGTAAAACTCATTCCTGTAAAATTAGATGATTGTTTAATGCCTGCAATATTGATTCAAACTTTATATATAGACATTTATGGTAAAGGGCTTGAATATGGCTTAAGCCAAATTATTGACGTAATTAATAATAAAAACACATTCAACCAAGGAGTACAGACATATGAAAATGTAAGAGCCTATTTTACTGCAACGGATGACGCAAAAGAAATTGAGTTAGAAATTAGAGCCGAAACATATCTTGAACCTATATCAAAATATATTTTATTGGTAGAAAATTCAGAAAATGAGGTAAAAGTTACATCACCAGAATTACTAAATCCAACAGGAGATAGATTTATGAAAGATATAAATGTCGAAACAAATTATATATGCAATGGCATTTACTATTTTGTAAATCGAGCAACTGTCCCAAACTTTCCAATTCGTTTTACGCTTAAAAGCACTACAGATACTCCTCTAAAATTCATTGGTGTTATGAAGGCTATTGGCGAAAATTCCGTAAGATTAATTCCTGCAATTCAACAATAA
- a CDS encoding C10 family peptidase, translated as MKQPIRKKLTTSLFFLLLVTIFSCSKDNESENLKDVQQENFVDSTLAKEIASEILFKTETNSSVSKSTSTNITKKNIESITEVKNDQGNTVFYIINYKAKGYILLSADNREQPIVAFSEDSKFVLDADANDFGLKTWFNNTKKQITSIQNSSAKQTEEKKIQWRQVKNMLANNNIFSKIPADQCFEHTTSVSKGPFLQSSWQQAKGFNSALKYISCDGDDFQVYAGCVPISMAQVMRYYQYPTNYNWSAMPMEDASSTTANFIADIHTAIGSIFEGQLYYNCHATGVIKSADMGKVLKSKFNYTSADTAPYNYSTVKANLEAGKPVLLVGAGNAGAHMWVCDGYSASSFYSADCTGSSTLYFHMNWGWKNGENNGFYAYNNFNPSIYTFNEALVMTYNIKP; from the coding sequence ATGAAACAACCAATCAGAAAAAAATTAACAACTTCATTATTTTTTTTACTATTAGTAACTATTTTTTCCTGTTCAAAGGATAATGAATCAGAAAATTTAAAAGATGTTCAACAGGAAAATTTTGTAGACTCAACATTAGCAAAAGAAATTGCTTCGGAAATTTTATTTAAAACCGAAACTAATTCGTCAGTATCTAAAAGTACTTCCACTAATATCACGAAAAAAAACATCGAAAGTATAACCGAAGTAAAGAATGACCAAGGCAATACAGTATTTTATATAATAAATTATAAAGCTAAAGGTTATATTCTATTGTCTGCGGATAATAGGGAACAGCCTATTGTAGCTTTCTCAGAAGACAGCAAGTTTGTACTAGATGCAGATGCAAATGATTTTGGTTTAAAGACCTGGTTTAATAATACTAAGAAACAAATTACAAGTATTCAAAATTCCAGTGCAAAACAAACAGAAGAAAAAAAAATACAATGGAGACAAGTTAAAAATATGCTTGCAAACAATAATATATTTTCCAAAATACCTGCAGATCAATGTTTCGAGCACACAACATCTGTAAGCAAAGGTCCCTTTTTACAATCTTCTTGGCAACAAGCAAAAGGATTTAACAGTGCATTGAAATACATATCTTGTGACGGGGATGATTTTCAGGTTTATGCAGGTTGTGTACCCATTTCTATGGCACAAGTCATGAGATATTATCAATATCCAACTAATTATAACTGGTCAGCAATGCCTATGGAAGATGCATCATCTACAACTGCAAATTTTATAGCAGATATCCATACTGCTATTGGAAGTATTTTTGAGGGCCAGCTTTATTACAATTGTCACGCTACTGGGGTAATTAAGAGCGCTGATATGGGAAAAGTTCTAAAAAGCAAATTTAATTACACATCTGCTGATACGGCTCCTTATAATTATTCAACTGTTAAAGCAAATTTAGAGGCCGGAAAACCAGTTTTATTAGTTGGCGCAGGAAATGCAGGAGCCCATATGTGGGTTTGTGATGGATATAGCGCTTCAAGCTTTTACAGTGCTGATTGTACTGGATCAAGCACTCTTTATTTTCATATGAACTGGGGATGGAAAAATGGTGAAAATAATGGTTTTTATGCCTACAATAACTTTAATCCCAGTATATATACTTTCAATGAAGCCCTAGTAATGACGTATAACATAAAACCATAA
- a CDS encoding SIMPL domain-containing protein: MKNTIVIFLFSIFTISAFSQTTSGNEITAEGSARTKVKPDLANFRITIEKENLVEKTAIKELNEEIEKLQKALFKIGFTEKNIKISDYKVSSSENSDDKKEYAATNTLSIDFALDNKVIEAFYQQIQSENMKDLDVDFETQMSEELEKTTRQKLVQIAVLDAKSNAENIAKALDVKISNVKQVSKYNLRDVAVSAMKMDQVRFNKPIVAMAASAKTSFDKFEVEEKELEENINIVYEIVKK, encoded by the coding sequence ATGAAAAATACAATCGTAATATTCCTCTTTTCAATCTTTACCATTTCAGCATTTTCACAAACAACTAGTGGAAATGAGATAACCGCGGAAGGAAGCGCCAGGACAAAAGTAAAACCTGATCTAGCCAATTTTAGAATAACAATTGAAAAAGAGAATTTAGTTGAAAAAACAGCTATTAAAGAATTAAATGAAGAAATAGAAAAGTTGCAAAAAGCACTTTTTAAAATTGGTTTCACTGAAAAAAACATAAAAATTTCAGATTATAAAGTATCAAGCAGTGAAAACAGCGACGACAAAAAAGAATATGCTGCAACGAATACTTTGTCAATTGATTTTGCTCTGGACAACAAAGTTATTGAGGCGTTTTATCAGCAAATTCAAAGTGAAAACATGAAAGATTTAGACGTTGACTTTGAAACACAAATGTCTGAAGAATTAGAGAAAACCACCAGACAAAAATTGGTTCAAATTGCGGTTTTAGACGCTAAAAGTAATGCTGAAAACATTGCAAAAGCATTAGACGTTAAAATTAGTAATGTCAAACAAGTTTCGAAATATAATTTACGAGATGTAGCTGTATCGGCAATGAAAATGGATCAGGTGAGATTTAATAAACCAATTGTTGCAATGGCTGCAAGTGCGAAAACTTCATTTGACAAATTTGAAGTTGAGGAAAAAGAATTAGAAGAGAATATAAATATTGTTTACGAGATCGTAAAGAAATAA
- a CDS encoding ankyrin repeat domain-containing protein, with protein MKKILLLILLGFSINSYSQSSGEKLFKAIFEHNLDAVKKIIEADKSLVNYVRKINESFYIPVLMQAVVNDELEISKYLIENGADINQTDGFKMTNLMWAANNQNVELTKLLLKKGADKNAKDMNGMTALKAAQEVKNTEIIELLKN; from the coding sequence ATGAAAAAAATATTACTTTTAATTTTATTAGGATTTTCAATAAACAGCTATTCTCAATCATCTGGAGAAAAACTTTTTAAAGCCATTTTTGAGCATAATTTAGATGCCGTAAAAAAGATTATTGAAGCAGATAAATCGCTAGTAAACTACGTCAGAAAAATTAATGAATCATTTTATATTCCGGTATTAATGCAGGCGGTGGTAAATGATGAACTTGAAATCTCGAAATATTTAATTGAAAACGGAGCTGATATTAATCAAACCGATGGTTTTAAAATGACCAATTTAATGTGGGCTGCAAACAATCAGAACGTAGAACTTACCAAATTGCTATTGAAAAAAGGAGCCGATAAAAACGCAAAAGACATGAATGGAATGACTGCGCTAAAAGCCGCTCAGGAAGTGAAGAATACGGAGATTATTGAACTTCTAAAAAACTAA
- a CDS encoding AraC family transcriptional regulator: MNNDFYYKAIEPDKSLTDFVENIGMFHNPSHKAMEVVLMPDGRIDLFFMKSESEPFHVTLIGLENVPEQQIIPAHTIAFKISFKPLGAEYLLQTSIADILNSAKVLPNDFWEFTTDDLKDFDAFHSKIARKLKELLPAKIDERKRKLFKLVYESNGEIKIQQLSEEISWSSREINRYFNKQFGLSLNAFCKILRFKASLEHIAKGRLFPELNFTDQTHFIKEIKKFSGVVPSELLKNKDDRFILLSVLKQQ, from the coding sequence ATGAACAATGATTTCTATTATAAAGCTATAGAACCAGACAAGTCGCTTACTGACTTTGTAGAAAATATTGGGATGTTTCATAACCCGTCGCACAAAGCCATGGAAGTGGTCTTAATGCCAGACGGAAGAATTGATTTATTTTTTATGAAATCTGAATCGGAGCCCTTTCATGTTACACTTATTGGTCTTGAAAATGTGCCTGAACAACAAATTATTCCCGCCCATACAATCGCTTTTAAAATTAGTTTTAAACCCTTGGGAGCTGAATATCTTTTACAGACTTCTATTGCCGATATTTTAAATAGTGCCAAAGTTTTACCTAATGACTTTTGGGAATTTACCACTGATGATTTAAAAGATTTTGATGCATTTCACTCCAAAATAGCCAGAAAACTAAAGGAACTTTTGCCTGCCAAAATTGATGAAAGAAAACGCAAACTTTTTAAACTGGTTTATGAATCAAACGGCGAAATAAAAATACAACAGCTTTCAGAAGAAATATCCTGGAGCAGCCGCGAAATCAATCGGTATTTTAATAAACAATTCGGACTTTCTCTAAATGCGTTTTGCAAAATCCTGCGCTTCAAGGCATCATTAGAACATATTGCAAAAGGCAGACTTTTTCCGGAATTAAACTTCACAGACCAAACGCATTTTATAAAAGAGATCAAAAAATTCTCCGGCGTTGTACCCAGCGAATTGCTGAAAAATAAAGATGACCGATTTATACTATTATCCGTTCTAAAACAACAATAA
- a CDS encoding NAD(P)/FAD-dependent oxidoreductase produces the protein MLLENKQVAIIGGGPGGLTLARLLQLQNVNVKVYERDLNKNARVQGSPLDMHDDSGLAAIRKANLFEEFRTNFMPGADKTLLLDEQAKVFYSDHETNLEEDFDNAYFRPEIDRGVLRKILLESLQPDTIAWDSHFISMEPQNEGWLLHFKNGLSVYADIVIGSDGANSKIRPYITDIKPFYSGITMLEGNIYESVQAAPHIHSILNGGKIMAFGNEKNILMGQKGDGALGFYASFKADENWCLDSGLDYADKEQILEWFKKAYPEWSTVWHELFENVSVPFIPRLINCMPLDQTWEALPNATIIGDAAHVMPPFAGEGANMAMLDALELSEKLTSDKYKTVEEAISDYEIIMRKRAAEAAKESLENGKKMHSKDALKTMLEFFSH, from the coding sequence ATGTTACTAGAAAATAAACAAGTCGCTATTATAGGCGGTGGTCCTGGAGGCCTTACATTGGCAAGACTTTTACAACTACAAAACGTAAATGTAAAAGTATATGAAAGAGATTTAAATAAAAACGCAAGAGTACAGGGTTCGCCATTGGATATGCATGATGACTCAGGTTTAGCTGCAATTCGCAAAGCCAATTTATTTGAAGAGTTTAGAACTAACTTTATGCCTGGTGCAGATAAAACACTCCTTTTAGACGAGCAGGCAAAAGTATTTTACAGCGACCACGAAACGAATCTCGAAGAAGATTTTGACAATGCATATTTTCGTCCTGAGATTGACCGGGGTGTACTCCGAAAAATATTACTGGAATCTTTACAGCCCGACACAATAGCTTGGGACAGTCATTTTATTTCGATGGAGCCACAAAACGAAGGCTGGTTGCTGCATTTCAAAAACGGTTTATCCGTTTACGCCGATATTGTCATTGGTTCGGATGGTGCCAATTCTAAAATCCGCCCCTACATCACAGACATAAAACCATTTTATTCAGGTATAACGATGCTGGAGGGCAATATTTACGAATCTGTACAAGCAGCGCCACACATCCATTCGATACTCAACGGAGGTAAAATAATGGCTTTTGGAAATGAAAAAAACATATTGATGGGACAAAAAGGTGACGGCGCTCTTGGTTTTTACGCCAGCTTTAAAGCGGATGAAAACTGGTGCCTCGACAGTGGTTTAGACTACGCTGACAAAGAACAAATTTTAGAATGGTTTAAAAAAGCCTATCCGGAATGGAGCACTGTCTGGCATGAATTATTCGAAAATGTTTCAGTACCTTTTATTCCGCGCCTTATTAATTGCATGCCTTTAGATCAGACTTGGGAAGCTTTGCCTAATGCAACCATCATTGGCGACGCTGCACACGTTATGCCTCCTTTTGCAGGTGAAGGTGCCAATATGGCCATGCTTGATGCTTTGGAATTAAGCGAAAAACTAACATCTGACAAATATAAAACGGTTGAGGAAGCTATTTCTGATTATGAAATCATCATGCGTAAAAGAGCAGCAGAAGCAGCAAAAGAATCCCTTGAAAACGGCAAGAAAATGCATTCTAAAGACGCATTGAAAACGATGCTGGAGTTTTTTAGTCACTAA
- a CDS encoding cupin domain-containing protein, with amino-acid sequence MKREIFLKVCLCSITMIAAPFVMIAKSASNLREKKGFKVDSGKDRNNKSISLFEGDTFDCKVSSIDSDGDIYVFESKRIKEGGPSHHYHFEQDEWWYVLQGQFLIKVGDTIHEAKAGDSVFGPRMIPHSFAKVGEGEAKLLMFFQPAGKMEEFFNKVSQGVSKNMSEAEQDKFRVEHGFKRVGPPIKQLKW; translated from the coding sequence ATGAAAAGGGAAATTTTTTTGAAAGTATGTTTGTGTTCAATTACTATGATAGCGGCACCGTTTGTAATGATTGCCAAATCAGCATCAAATTTAAGAGAAAAGAAAGGTTTTAAAGTCGATTCCGGAAAAGACAGGAATAACAAAAGCATTTCATTGTTTGAAGGCGATACATTCGACTGCAAGGTTTCATCAATTGACAGCGATGGCGACATTTATGTATTTGAATCAAAACGCATAAAAGAAGGCGGGCCATCTCATCATTATCATTTTGAACAAGATGAATGGTGGTATGTACTGCAAGGCCAATTTCTTATAAAAGTGGGTGATACAATACATGAAGCAAAAGCAGGAGATAGTGTTTTTGGCCCCAGAATGATACCGCATAGTTTTGCAAAAGTGGGAGAAGGCGAAGCCAAACTATTGATGTTTTTTCAACCGGCGGGCAAAATGGAAGAATTTTTCAATAAAGTCAGTCAGGGTGTGTCAAAAAATATGTCGGAAGCAGAACAGGATAAATTTAGGGTAGAACATGGTTTTAAGAGAGTTGGGCCACCAATTAAGCAATTGAAATGGTAA